The segment GCCGAAGAGGACGAAAAACATGCCGAGATTGAGCATGAAATTCTTGAAAAACGGGAATGCGATCGATGAACCGAAGGTCGAACCGGCGGTGCCGGAGGACAGCGCCGTGGTCATCATGAAATAGACGGCGATGGCGGCGATGACGAATTCGATGCCGAGACGCGCGCGACCGGAAAAGCCTTTGTCGCTCTGCTTCGTGACCTTGAGATAGTCGTCATAGAAGCCGATGGCGCCGAAGCCCAATGTCACCAGCAGCGTTGCAACTACATAGACGTTGGCAAGATCGGCCCACAGCATTGACGACACGACGATGCCGGCCAAAATCATCAGCCCGCCCATGGTCGGCGTACCGGCTTTCTTGAAATGGGTCTGCGGACCATCGGCGCGAATCGGCTGGCCTTTCCCTTGGCGCACACGCAGGGAGGATATGATTCGTGGCCCGAAGAGGAAGACGATCAATGCCGAAGTGAACAAAGCGCCGCCGGTGCGGAACGTGATGTATCTGAACAGATTGAGAAATCTGAAATGAGTACTGAAAAAATGAACATGGTCCGACAGTTCGGCAAGCCAAATCAGCATAAGAGCCCTTTCTAAAGCCCCTGATGGGAGTTGGGCTCCGTGTCGGAAAATGCTGGAAACTTGTCAAGCAAAGCTGCCACTATATTCCCGAATCCTATCCCCAACGACGATTTCACCATCAAAACGTCGCCAGGGGCGACCGAGTTGAGCACGAATTCCGAGAGCTCCTCCGTATTCTCACGGTATTCGACATGAACACTTTCCGGGAGCGCATCCCTCAACGCTGCCATCTCCGGACCCGCCAGCCAGACATGCTCGATGCCGGCCGCGAGCAGCGGACCGGCAAGATTGGCATGCACTCTCTGGGCATAATCCCCCATTTCCAACATGTCGCCGAGAATGGCGACCCGCCTGCCCGCTCTGGCGCCGACATTGGCATCCGGCGAAGACGTCGCAAGCAGCGCAATGGCCGCGCGCATGGATGCGGGATTGGCATTGTAACTTTCATCGATCAGCGTGAAATAGCCGTTGACGATCGCGCGTTTATGGCGCTGTCCCCTGCCCTTTTCCGCCTGCAGCGTCGCCAGCGCATCGACCGCTTTGTCGAGATCAGCTTCGACGAGCATCACCGCACCGAGAACGGCCAGCGCGTTTTCCGCGATATGCCGGCCGGGCGCACCGATCGCCACTTCCATCGTCTCGCCGCCGATCGTCAGCCACAGCGTCGAATTCTCTT is part of the Rhizobium sp. CB3090 genome and harbors:
- the mraY gene encoding phospho-N-acetylmuramoyl-pentapeptide-transferase, with product MLIWLAELSDHVHFFSTHFRFLNLFRYITFRTGGALFTSALIVFLFGPRIISSLRVRQGKGQPIRADGPQTHFKKAGTPTMGGLMILAGIVVSSMLWADLANVYVVATLLVTLGFGAIGFYDDYLKVTKQSDKGFSGRARLGIEFVIAAIAVYFMMTTALSSGTAGSTFGSSIAFPFFKNFMLNLGMFFVLFGAFVIVSAGNAVNLTDGLDGLAIVPVMIAAASFGVISYLAGNFVFADYLAINFVPGTGELAVVLGAVIGAGLGFLWFNAPPAAIFMGDTGSLALGGMIGSVAVATKHEIVMAIIGGLFVLEALSVIIQVGFFKMTGRRVFLMAPIHHHFEKKGWTESQVVVRFWIVAVILAMIGLSTLKLR